A stretch of the Glutamicibacter sp. JL.03c genome encodes the following:
- a CDS encoding DNA-3-methyladenine glycosylase family protein — MQKSWSAGFSPGSPVSLVKSLGILRRGLGDPTIKLSETEAWLAFATPEGPATLHISMPQRHGPADFQAWGSGGSWAIERAPLLLGAEDDWSDFDEQVCSGAFPEIVVRTRAEHPDLVLPKTGRIFEHAIGAILEQRVTGIEANYAWRWLIRNLGHPAPGPVPDGLRIFPSAQELAQVQRWDWQTARVEGKRAETIRKFVQVSGALDWWADKPLNEPRPTAKAPGTLEAAMGSVPGIGPWTIAETLQRSHGSADHISVGDFHLADFVGQVLTGRRMTDQQMLALMAPYAPHRQRVVRLLGLSGQKKQSFGPRYAPLDHRQR, encoded by the coding sequence ATGCAGAAATCTTGGAGCGCAGGTTTCTCCCCCGGATCGCCCGTGTCGCTGGTCAAGTCGTTGGGAATCCTGCGTCGCGGCCTAGGCGACCCGACCATCAAGCTTTCGGAAACCGAGGCTTGGCTAGCTTTTGCCACGCCCGAGGGTCCGGCGACCTTGCACATTTCCATGCCGCAGCGCCATGGACCGGCTGACTTCCAAGCGTGGGGCTCCGGTGGATCATGGGCGATAGAACGCGCGCCGCTGCTTTTGGGTGCCGAAGACGACTGGAGCGATTTTGATGAGCAGGTTTGCTCAGGCGCGTTCCCGGAAATTGTCGTTCGCACCCGCGCCGAGCATCCGGATCTCGTGCTGCCTAAAACCGGCAGGATCTTTGAACATGCCATCGGTGCGATTTTGGAGCAACGGGTCACTGGCATTGAAGCGAACTATGCATGGCGTTGGCTGATCAGGAATCTGGGTCATCCGGCTCCTGGGCCGGTCCCTGATGGATTGAGAATATTTCCCTCGGCGCAGGAACTTGCTCAAGTGCAGCGTTGGGATTGGCAGACGGCCCGCGTTGAAGGCAAGCGGGCGGAGACCATCAGAAAATTCGTCCAGGTATCCGGGGCCCTGGACTGGTGGGCCGATAAGCCGCTCAACGAGCCAAGGCCGACGGCAAAAGCTCCGGGAACCCTTGAAGCGGCCATGGGTTCTGTTCCTGGGATCGGTCCATGGACCATTGCCGAAACATTGCAGCGCTCGCATGGCTCTGCCGACCACATATCGGTGGGTGACTTCCATTTGGCTGATTTTGTTGGCCAGGTGCTCACCGGGCGCCGGATGACCGATCAGCAGATGCTGGCGCTCATGGCGCCCTACGCCCCGCATCGGCAGCGGGTCGTCCGGTTGCTGGGACTTTCTGGACAGAAAAAACAAAGCTTCGGGCCCCGCTACGCTCCGCTGGATCACCGGCAGAGGTAG
- a CDS encoding cystathionine gamma-synthase has product MTENTQGSNTRFVHAGQEFEPRTGAVVPPLHFSSTYAQDGIGNLRSGYEYGRGGNPTRDALQAQLAGAEFGTHAFSFGSGLAAEDSLIRAILRPGDHIVLGNDAYGGTFRLIDRVLGDWGIGNTPVNMADEAALAAAIEKNKAKLVWVETPSNPMMTITDIAKVADIAHAAGALLVVDNTFASPFLQQPLTLGADIVVHSTTKYIGGHSDVVGGAVIVKDAALAEKIGFIQFAVGAVSGPMDAFLTTRGLKTLGVRMRAHSENAAQVAQWLRERSEVERVLYPGFEDHPGHEIARKQMSGFGGMVSVQFKGGESAARKIAESTKLFTLAESLGGIESLMNYPSEMTHASVKGTELAVPVNLLRLSVGIEDPVDLIEDLDKAFTNL; this is encoded by the coding sequence ATGACCGAAAATACCCAAGGCTCCAACACTCGCTTCGTCCATGCTGGACAGGAATTCGAGCCACGCACCGGCGCCGTCGTGCCGCCATTGCACTTCTCCTCGACTTACGCGCAGGACGGCATCGGCAACCTGCGCAGCGGCTATGAATACGGCCGAGGCGGCAACCCGACCCGCGATGCCTTGCAGGCACAGCTGGCCGGAGCAGAATTCGGCACCCACGCCTTCTCCTTCGGTTCGGGACTTGCCGCCGAGGACTCCCTGATCCGCGCCATCCTTCGCCCAGGGGATCACATTGTGCTCGGAAACGACGCCTACGGTGGAACCTTCCGCTTGATCGACCGCGTCCTGGGCGACTGGGGCATCGGTAATACGCCGGTGAACATGGCTGATGAAGCCGCATTGGCTGCAGCCATCGAGAAGAACAAGGCCAAGCTGGTGTGGGTGGAAACCCCGTCCAACCCGATGATGACCATCACCGATATTGCCAAGGTCGCCGACATCGCCCACGCAGCTGGCGCCTTGCTGGTCGTGGACAACACCTTCGCCAGTCCATTCCTGCAGCAACCGCTGACTTTGGGCGCTGACATCGTGGTGCATTCCACCACCAAGTACATCGGCGGGCACTCCGACGTGGTCGGCGGCGCCGTGATCGTCAAGGACGCTGCCTTGGCGGAAAAGATCGGCTTCATCCAGTTTGCCGTTGGCGCAGTGTCCGGCCCGATGGATGCCTTCTTGACCACCCGTGGCCTGAAGACACTGGGCGTGCGCATGCGTGCCCACTCGGAGAACGCGGCCCAGGTAGCCCAGTGGCTGCGCGAGCGCAGCGAGGTCGAACGCGTGCTGTACCCGGGCTTCGAAGACCACCCAGGCCACGAAATTGCCAGGAAGCAGATGAGCGGCTTCGGCGGCATGGTTTCGGTCCAGTTCAAGGGCGGGGAATCCGCAGCCCGCAAGATTGCCGAAAGCACCAAGCTGTTCACCTTGGCTGAGTCCTTGGGCGGCATTGAGTCATTGATGAACTACCCATCGGAAATGACCCACGCTTCGGTGAAGGGCACCGAGCTAGCCGTGCCGGTGAACCTGCTACGCCTTTCGGTGGGCATCGAAGATCCGGTGGATCTGATCGAGGACCTCGACAAGGCCTTCACCAACCTCTAA
- a CDS encoding FecCD family ABC transporter permease yields the protein MNEVATRRGEAGELIRQPRQRRLFWLVMAILILLALALGSVAIGARNVSPADIWEGLQGHSDNVSQAAVVKRVPRTVLALVIGAALGLSGAIMQAVTRNPLADPSILGVNMGASLAVVMGITWFGITTAHGYIWAAILGGAVAAVFVYVVGSMGRGGATPLKLALAGAATSAALTSFVTAISLPRADLADIIRSWQIGGVGGATFANVAPMLPFLAVGLLIAMGSANSLNSLALGDELAAGLGEKVMLVRAVSALSAVILCGAATAMAGPIGFVGLVVPHMCRLLLGVDQRWLLPFSALAGAGLLVFSDILGRIVARPGELDVGILTALIGAPVFILMVRRSKVREL from the coding sequence ATGAATGAAGTAGCGACCCGTCGCGGCGAGGCCGGCGAACTAATTCGTCAGCCTCGCCAAAGGCGTCTGTTCTGGCTGGTCATGGCGATTCTCATCCTGCTTGCGCTGGCCCTCGGATCCGTGGCCATCGGAGCCAGAAACGTCTCGCCGGCAGACATATGGGAAGGGCTGCAAGGCCACAGCGACAACGTATCCCAAGCGGCAGTTGTCAAACGCGTGCCCCGCACTGTCCTCGCGCTGGTCATCGGCGCGGCCCTGGGGCTCTCCGGGGCGATCATGCAAGCGGTGACCAGGAACCCGCTAGCGGACCCCAGCATCCTCGGCGTCAACATGGGTGCATCCCTCGCCGTGGTCATGGGCATCACCTGGTTCGGCATCACCACCGCCCATGGCTACATCTGGGCCGCGATCCTCGGCGGGGCCGTTGCCGCAGTTTTCGTCTACGTGGTCGGCTCCATGGGACGCGGGGGAGCGACCCCTTTGAAACTGGCGTTGGCTGGCGCGGCTACTTCGGCGGCGCTGACATCATTTGTCACCGCGATCTCGCTGCCCCGAGCGGATCTGGCCGACATCATCCGCTCGTGGCAAATTGGCGGGGTTGGCGGGGCGACCTTCGCCAACGTAGCCCCCATGCTGCCCTTCTTGGCCGTGGGACTTCTCATTGCGATGGGCAGCGCCAATTCGCTGAACTCCCTGGCCCTGGGCGATGAACTCGCGGCCGGGCTCGGGGAAAAAGTCATGCTGGTCCGCGCCGTCTCGGCACTGTCGGCGGTCATTCTCTGCGGTGCCGCTACTGCCATGGCGGGCCCGATCGGTTTTGTCGGACTGGTGGTCCCGCATATGTGCCGCCTGCTGTTGGGCGTTGACCAGCGGTGGCTCCTGCCCTTCTCCGCGCTGGCAGGAGCTGGCTTGCTGGTGTTCTCCGATATCCTCGGACGCATCGTCGCCCGGCCCGGAGAACTCGACGTTGGCATCCTGACCGCCCTGATTGGCGCGCCAGTCTTCATTCTCATGGTGCGCCGTTCAAAGGTACGAGAACTGTGA
- a CDS encoding helix-turn-helix domain-containing protein, whose amino-acid sequence MIEERMLPTYAAGAIDVPFVIGFFQERVQVDTCWPSHSHPTHELLWNQQGVSSVSVGPKTWTITPVLGVWMPAGVLHEGAARADSVCNMSHFGITSVDSIAEEPVPVVIAPLLRLLLERLADPGLTPKSRAITEAAAMDNLQPAPGCLAIHVPQSELLQPIVAEMIGQPKPAPSLQQWADRLGVSGRTISRAFQAETGIGYSRWAGSLHAQQAMEMVAGGEDLQDIAQLLGFSSQSSLGAAFRRNTGFTLSSFRDTK is encoded by the coding sequence ATGATTGAAGAGCGGATGCTGCCGACCTATGCAGCCGGCGCGATTGACGTTCCATTTGTCATCGGATTTTTTCAGGAGCGCGTTCAGGTGGACACCTGCTGGCCATCACATTCCCATCCGACGCATGAGCTGCTCTGGAACCAGCAGGGAGTCTCGTCGGTCAGCGTTGGCCCGAAGACGTGGACCATCACCCCGGTGCTAGGAGTCTGGATGCCTGCAGGTGTTTTGCACGAGGGGGCTGCCCGAGCGGACAGCGTGTGCAATATGAGCCATTTCGGAATCACCAGCGTTGATTCGATTGCCGAAGAGCCTGTTCCCGTAGTCATTGCCCCGCTATTGCGTCTGCTCTTGGAACGCCTGGCGGATCCTGGGCTGACGCCAAAGTCGCGTGCCATCACGGAAGCCGCGGCGATGGATAACCTTCAACCCGCGCCGGGGTGCCTGGCTATTCACGTGCCGCAGTCCGAATTACTGCAGCCGATAGTCGCAGAGATGATCGGCCAGCCGAAGCCTGCGCCCAGTCTTCAGCAATGGGCCGACCGGTTGGGGGTGAGTGGACGAACCATCTCCCGGGCGTTCCAGGCGGAAACCGGTATCGGATACTCGAGATGGGCGGGTTCATTGCATGCCCAGCAAGCCATGGAGATGGTGGCAGGCGGGGAAGATCTTCAAGATATCGCCCAACTTTTGGGGTTCAGCTCGCAGAGTTCGTTGGGAGCGGCGTTTCGCCGGAACACCGGGTTCACGCTTTCATCTTTCCGCGACACCAAGTAG
- a CDS encoding GTP pyrophosphokinase family protein, which produces MSQAFRLQFQRFMMEYQFAVDEVLTKVSILREEFLYLHKYNPIEHITSRVKTPESIMRKVSQRNIHPSLTAIRENISDIAGVRITCSFVKDIYKVLNTLTAQNDIRVIQIKDYIKNPKPSGYKSVHAIVEIPVFLSDGPIDVVVELQIRTIAQDFWASLEHKIFYKYDGEVPAHLATELADAAAVATKLDMQMQRLHTEVHGHDANSEKPEGQEVDSDVIQGLLMLAKEASTSKEQGEKE; this is translated from the coding sequence ATGTCTCAAGCATTCCGGCTTCAGTTCCAGCGTTTCATGATGGAATACCAATTTGCCGTCGACGAGGTACTCACCAAGGTTTCCATTCTTCGTGAAGAGTTCCTCTACCTGCACAAGTACAACCCCATTGAGCACATCACCTCCAGGGTGAAAACGCCTGAGAGCATCATGCGCAAAGTGAGCCAGAGGAATATCCATCCCTCGCTCACGGCAATCCGCGAAAACATCAGCGACATTGCCGGCGTCCGCATCACTTGCAGCTTCGTGAAAGACATCTACAAGGTACTCAATACCTTGACGGCGCAAAATGACATCCGCGTCATCCAGATCAAGGACTATATAAAGAACCCCAAGCCCAGCGGATACAAGAGCGTGCACGCCATCGTTGAAATCCCCGTCTTCCTCTCCGACGGGCCGATCGATGTCGTCGTCGAGCTGCAGATCAGAACGATCGCCCAGGATTTCTGGGCCAGCCTGGAGCACAAGATTTTCTACAAATACGATGGTGAAGTACCAGCGCATTTGGCTACAGAACTCGCCGACGCCGCGGCCGTGGCCACGAAGCTTGATATGCAGATGCAGCGGCTGCACACAGAAGTTCATGGCCATGATGCCAACAGCGAGAAACCCGAGGGCCAAGAAGTGGATTCTGACGTAATCCAAGGTCTGTTGATGCTCGCCAAGGAAGCCTCGACAAGCAAGGAACAGGGCGAGAAAGAGTAG
- a CDS encoding DEAD/DEAH box helicase, which yields MPVNTDDNQTPEEPTVVFSELGLDARVLAALADLGYEKPSPIQAATIPMLLEGRDVVGLAQTGTGKTAAFALPALSRMAELADTNGPARTPQILVLAPTRELALQVAEAFTSYAKYLPDFTVLPVYGGSPYGPQLNGLRRGAQVVVGTPGRVIDHINKGSLDLSNLQYVVLDEADEMLRMGFAEEVDKILEATPEEKQVALFSATMPRTIRRIASEYLRDPQEVAVKSKQSTGTNITQRYLQVMGAHKLDAMTRILESEEFDGVITFVRTKMATEDLADKLKARGFTAAAINGDIPQQQRERTVENLRSGKIDILVATDVAARGLDVERISHVINFDIPHDTESYVHRIGRTGRAGRSGDAILFMTPREKYLLRAIEKATRQPVTQMQLPSLDSVNNRRIQKFTDRIDQTISGQDLTTFREIVEKFAADHEDLDQLEIAAALALMAQGGRPLLMTEPVIPPSKKARMDRDRPERGDRGDRGPRARKTAAEGNAMYRLAIGRRNRVQPGSIVGALANEGGFNSSEIGGIEIRSDHTLVELPAELSKDQWRALSKTRIGGELISMELDSGRKPRRDDEGDRGGFRGGRGGDRGGFRGGRGGGFNDRRGGGEKRFGGRGGKDRFSDSGRSGGRRDY from the coding sequence ATGCCCGTAAACACCGACGACAACCAGACCCCAGAAGAGCCAACGGTTGTTTTCTCCGAACTTGGTCTGGATGCCCGCGTGCTTGCAGCACTGGCTGACCTGGGCTATGAAAAGCCATCGCCAATTCAGGCCGCCACCATTCCAATGCTTCTCGAAGGCCGCGACGTTGTCGGCCTGGCCCAGACCGGTACCGGTAAGACCGCCGCCTTCGCGCTTCCTGCCCTGTCCCGCATGGCAGAGCTGGCTGATACCAATGGTCCAGCCCGCACCCCACAGATCCTGGTTCTGGCGCCAACCCGCGAGCTGGCCCTCCAGGTAGCTGAAGCTTTCACTTCCTACGCCAAGTACCTTCCTGACTTCACCGTCTTGCCAGTGTACGGCGGCTCCCCATACGGCCCGCAGCTCAACGGACTGCGCCGCGGTGCTCAGGTTGTTGTTGGTACTCCAGGTCGCGTAATCGACCACATCAACAAGGGTTCTTTGGACCTGTCCAACCTGCAGTACGTGGTTCTCGACGAGGCCGACGAAATGCTGCGCATGGGCTTCGCCGAAGAGGTCGACAAGATCTTGGAAGCCACCCCGGAAGAGAAGCAGGTTGCCCTGTTCTCGGCCACCATGCCACGCACCATCCGCCGCATCGCTTCGGAATACCTGCGCGACCCGCAGGAAGTTGCTGTCAAGTCCAAGCAGTCCACCGGCACCAACATCACCCAGCGCTACCTGCAGGTTATGGGTGCCCACAAGCTGGACGCCATGACCCGCATCCTCGAATCCGAGGAATTCGACGGTGTCATCACCTTCGTACGCACCAAGATGGCTACTGAAGACTTGGCTGACAAGCTGAAGGCCCGTGGCTTCACCGCCGCAGCCATCAATGGCGACATCCCGCAGCAGCAGCGTGAACGCACCGTCGAGAACCTGCGTTCGGGCAAGATCGACATCTTGGTCGCCACCGACGTGGCAGCTCGTGGCCTGGACGTGGAACGCATCAGCCACGTCATCAACTTCGACATCCCGCATGACACCGAGTCCTACGTGCACCGCATCGGCCGTACCGGTCGTGCAGGCCGCTCTGGCGACGCGATCCTGTTCATGACCCCACGCGAAAAGTACCTGCTGCGTGCCATCGAGAAGGCTACCCGCCAGCCGGTGACCCAGATGCAGCTGCCTTCGCTGGATTCGGTGAACAACCGCCGTATCCAGAAGTTCACTGATCGCATTGATCAGACCATCAGCGGCCAGGACCTGACCACCTTCCGTGAAATCGTCGAGAAGTTCGCCGCTGATCACGAAGACCTGGATCAGCTCGAAATCGCGGCTGCGTTGGCTCTGATGGCTCAGGGTGGCCGTCCATTGCTGATGACCGAACCAGTGATTCCTCCTTCGAAGAAGGCCCGCATGGATCGCGATCGCCCAGAGCGCGGCGACCGTGGCGATCGCGGCCCACGTGCCCGCAAGACCGCTGCCGAAGGCAACGCCATGTACCGTCTGGCCATCGGCCGACGCAACCGTGTGCAGCCAGGCTCGATCGTCGGTGCTTTGGCCAACGAAGGCGGCTTCAACTCCTCGGAAATCGGCGGCATTGAAATTCGTTCGGACCACACTTTGGTTGAGTTGCCAGCGGAGCTGAGCAAGGATCAGTGGCGCGCACTGTCCAAGACCCGCATTGGCGGCGAGCTGATCAGCATGGAGCTGGACTCCGGCCGCAAGCCACGTCGTGACGACGAAGGCGACCGCGGCGGCTTCCGTGGCGGACGCGGCGGGGACCGTGGTGGGTTCCGCGGTGGCCGTGGCGGTGGCTTCAACGACCGTCGTGGTGGCGGCGAGAAGCGCTTCGGTGGTCGCGGCGGCAAGGATCGCTTCAGCGATTCGGGCCGCAGCGGCGGACGTCGCGACTACTAA
- a CDS encoding iron-siderophore ABC transporter substrate-binding protein — protein sequence MPALRRTFWKPLALISAAALALTGCSSAATGSEEQTAAASEDQQSFPQSIKHALGTAEIEKKPERIATVNWSNQEVPLALGVVPVGMAAANFGDDDGDGILPWVEEKLTELGGEAPVLFDETDGVDFEAVADSNPDLILAGYSGLTAEDYEILSQIAPVVAYPEAAWSTSWRENIELSSRAMGQEAEGKEMIESIEKEIAEGLDEHPNIAGKSVMFVTHVDPSDLSTVNFYTTHDTRTAFFDDLGMTTPKAVAQASSGEVKFSGEISAENVDELSDVDVIVTYGDDSLIDTLEADPLLSQMPAVKNDAIVALDGSGPLGTAANPTPLAISWVLDDYLDLLDEAAAKAGK from the coding sequence ATGCCCGCATTACGCCGCACCTTCTGGAAACCTCTTGCTCTCATCTCAGCCGCAGCACTGGCATTGACCGGTTGCTCATCAGCCGCGACCGGCTCCGAAGAACAGACAGCTGCCGCGTCTGAAGATCAACAGAGCTTCCCCCAGAGCATCAAACATGCGCTGGGTACCGCGGAAATCGAGAAAAAACCTGAGCGGATTGCCACCGTGAACTGGTCCAACCAGGAAGTTCCGCTGGCCCTCGGCGTCGTCCCGGTAGGCATGGCCGCCGCAAACTTCGGCGACGACGATGGCGACGGCATCCTGCCTTGGGTCGAAGAGAAACTCACTGAACTCGGCGGAGAGGCTCCCGTGCTCTTTGACGAAACCGACGGCGTGGACTTCGAAGCTGTCGCTGACTCGAATCCTGACCTGATCCTGGCCGGGTACTCGGGTCTTACCGCGGAAGACTACGAGATTCTGAGCCAAATCGCTCCAGTCGTGGCCTATCCCGAAGCCGCCTGGTCCACCAGCTGGCGCGAGAACATCGAACTCAGTTCCCGAGCCATGGGCCAAGAAGCCGAAGGCAAGGAAATGATCGAAAGCATCGAAAAGGAGATTGCTGAAGGCCTCGATGAGCACCCGAACATCGCCGGAAAATCGGTGATGTTCGTGACTCACGTTGACCCATCGGATCTGTCCACGGTCAACTTCTACACCACCCACGACACCCGTACCGCGTTCTTCGATGATCTTGGCATGACCACACCGAAGGCTGTCGCCCAAGCATCCAGCGGTGAAGTTAAATTCTCCGGAGAAATTTCCGCAGAGAATGTTGATGAGCTTTCGGACGTCGACGTCATTGTCACCTACGGTGATGACTCCCTCATCGACACGCTCGAAGCAGATCCTCTGCTCTCCCAGATGCCGGCAGTCAAAAACGATGCAATCGTCGCCCTGGACGGCAGCGGACCACTGGGAACCGCAGCCAATCCCACTCCATTGGCGATTTCCTGGGTGCTCGATGACTACCTGGACCTGCTTGATGAAGCGGCAGCAAAGGCCGGCAAATAA
- a CDS encoding cystathionine beta-synthase, with protein MKYASTVLDLIGNTPLVKLNHVTDGIKATVLVKLEYLNPGGSIKDRIALKMVERAEERGQLKPGGTIVEPTSGNTGVGLAMVGQLKGYKTIFVTPDKVGEEKRDVLRAYGAKVVVTPTAVAPDSPESYYGVSDRLVTEIEGAYKPDQFSNPGAPDSHFETTGPEIWNDTDGKVTHAVISAGTGGTITGTGRYLKQISADRDSGPVKIIAADPDGSVYSGGTGRPYFVEGVGEDMWPGNYDPSVPDEVEAVTDAEAFAMTRRLANEEGLLLGGSSGMAVVAALRAARNLGEDDVVVVIAPDGGRGYLAKIFNDNWMMQQGFTTDEYSALDFIGSALSKQGSGTISEDASLLEAAKALREQGADALVVSAAALPARIGEVRGVIGASTLTDALLSGAESTSTIKELGSLPMPLIGVADTLDNAQELLKSHPAVLITKAGEVIAAATAADLLAYSTR; from the coding sequence ATGAAGTATGCGTCCACAGTTTTAGATCTGATCGGTAATACCCCGCTGGTGAAGCTCAACCACGTGACCGACGGCATCAAAGCCACGGTACTGGTCAAACTCGAATACTTGAACCCAGGCGGTTCCATCAAGGATCGTATTGCGTTGAAGATGGTTGAGCGCGCCGAAGAGCGAGGCCAGCTCAAGCCAGGCGGAACCATCGTGGAGCCAACCAGTGGCAACACCGGTGTCGGCTTGGCCATGGTCGGTCAACTCAAGGGATACAAGACGATCTTCGTTACCCCGGATAAGGTCGGCGAGGAAAAACGCGACGTGCTGCGCGCCTACGGTGCCAAAGTCGTCGTGACCCCTACCGCTGTCGCGCCGGACTCGCCAGAGTCCTACTACGGAGTCTCCGACCGCCTGGTCACCGAAATTGAAGGCGCTTACAAGCCGGACCAATTCTCCAACCCAGGGGCACCGGACAGCCACTTCGAAACCACTGGTCCGGAAATATGGAACGACACCGATGGCAAGGTCACCCATGCGGTGATCAGCGCCGGGACCGGCGGCACTATCACCGGCACAGGGCGCTACCTCAAGCAGATTTCCGCTGACCGCGATTCGGGGCCGGTCAAGATCATCGCCGCCGACCCGGATGGCTCGGTTTACTCCGGCGGCACCGGTCGCCCTTACTTTGTCGAGGGCGTTGGCGAAGACATGTGGCCGGGCAACTACGACCCATCGGTGCCCGATGAGGTCGAAGCTGTCACTGACGCCGAGGCTTTTGCGATGACCCGTAGACTGGCCAACGAGGAGGGACTGCTCTTGGGCGGGTCCTCTGGCATGGCCGTCGTGGCTGCGCTGCGTGCCGCCCGCAACCTGGGTGAAGATGACGTTGTCGTGGTGATCGCACCCGATGGCGGACGCGGCTATCTTGCCAAGATCTTCAACGACAACTGGATGATGCAGCAGGGCTTCACCACCGACGAATACTCCGCACTGGACTTCATCGGCTCCGCGCTGTCCAAGCAGGGATCCGGGACGATTAGCGAAGACGCCTCGTTGCTCGAGGCAGCCAAGGCACTGCGTGAACAAGGGGCCGACGCGCTGGTCGTTTCGGCAGCGGCTCTTCCAGCTCGCATCGGCGAGGTGCGAGGCGTCATCGGCGCCAGCACATTGACCGATGCCCTGCTCTCCGGCGCGGAGTCAACGAGCACCATCAAGGAACTGGGAAGCCTGCCCATGCCGCTGATCGGCGTGGCCGACACCTTGGATAACGCCCAGGAACTGCTCAAGTCCCATCCGGCCGTGCTGATCACCAAAGCTGGCGAAGTGATCGCCGCTGCCACCGCAGCAGACCTGCTGGCTTACTCGACTCGCTAG
- the thiC gene encoding phosphomethylpyrimidine synthase ThiC: MEQFEQHSAHSLAFREADGISVPVTQIKLADSPNGQPNEPVVVYRTSGPGSEPTQGLTPFRESWILERGDVQRYAGRARNLHDDGRSAVRRGTASEEWAGRSAPPLKAADGATVTQMHYARAGIITPEMRYVALREDCDIELVRSELAAGRAIIPSNINHPESEPMIIGKAFLVKINANIGNSAVTSSIAEEVSKLQWATKWGADTVMDLSTGDDIHTTREWIIRNSPVPIGTVPIYQALEKVNGEANALTWEIFRDTVIEQCEQGVDYMTIHAGVLLRYVPLSANRVTGIVSRGGSIMAGWCLAHHEENFLYTHFDELCEIFAQYDVAFSLGDGLRPGSIADANDAAQFAELDTLAELTQRAWEYDVQVMVEGPGHIPFHMVRENVERQQELCDGAPFYTLGPLVTDVAPGYDHITSAIGATEIARYGTAMLCYVTPKEHLGLPNRDDVKTGVITYKIAAHAADLAKGHPGATARDDALSKARFEFRWNDQFALSLDPVTAQEFHDETLPAEPAKTAHFCSMCGPKFCSMRISQDIRDEFGSAQEQAAVAGMAAKSKEFIDSGGTVYLGDQIPVGNTTS, from the coding sequence ATGGAACAATTTGAACAGCATTCCGCCCACTCTCTCGCGTTTCGCGAAGCCGATGGGATTTCAGTTCCGGTTACGCAGATCAAGCTTGCGGACTCCCCCAATGGCCAGCCCAACGAGCCAGTGGTTGTGTATCGCACCAGCGGGCCGGGAAGCGAACCAACGCAAGGACTGACACCGTTTCGGGAATCCTGGATTCTTGAGCGTGGAGACGTGCAGAGATATGCGGGGCGCGCACGGAACCTGCATGACGATGGCCGTTCAGCGGTCCGACGGGGCACCGCAAGCGAAGAGTGGGCAGGACGCTCCGCTCCCCCGCTCAAGGCCGCTGACGGGGCAACGGTGACGCAAATGCACTACGCTCGCGCCGGGATCATCACCCCGGAAATGCGTTACGTTGCCCTGCGCGAGGACTGCGATATCGAACTGGTGCGCAGCGAACTTGCCGCCGGACGAGCGATCATCCCCTCGAATATCAACCATCCTGAATCCGAACCGATGATCATCGGCAAAGCATTCTTGGTGAAGATCAACGCGAATATCGGCAATTCCGCCGTGACCAGCTCCATTGCAGAAGAAGTCTCCAAATTGCAGTGGGCCACCAAATGGGGCGCAGACACTGTGATGGACCTATCGACCGGCGATGACATCCACACCACCCGTGAATGGATCATTCGAAATTCGCCGGTCCCCATCGGCACCGTGCCGATCTACCAGGCACTGGAAAAGGTCAATGGGGAAGCGAACGCCCTGACCTGGGAGATATTCCGCGACACCGTTATTGAGCAATGCGAGCAGGGCGTGGACTATATGACCATCCATGCCGGCGTGCTCTTGCGCTATGTCCCGCTGTCGGCGAACCGCGTCACCGGGATCGTTTCGCGCGGCGGGTCCATCATGGCAGGGTGGTGCCTGGCCCATCATGAAGAGAACTTCCTCTACACCCACTTTGACGAGCTCTGCGAGATCTTCGCCCAGTATGATGTCGCCTTCTCCTTGGGTGACGGGCTGCGTCCGGGCTCCATCGCCGATGCAAATGACGCCGCCCAGTTCGCTGAACTGGATACGCTGGCCGAATTGACCCAGCGCGCGTGGGAGTACGACGTGCAGGTCATGGTGGAAGGGCCGGGACATATTCCATTCCATATGGTCCGCGAGAATGTGGAACGCCAACAGGAACTGTGCGACGGCGCGCCCTTCTATACGCTCGGTCCGCTGGTCACCGATGTCGCACCCGGCTACGATCACATCACCAGCGCTATCGGTGCCACCGAAATCGCCCGCTATGGCACCGCCATGCTCTGCTATGTCACCCCCAAGGAACATCTGGGACTGCCTAATCGCGATGACGTGAAAACCGGTGTGATCACGTATAAGATCGCCGCCCACGCCGCAGATCTGGCCAAGGGGCATCCCGGGGCCACCGCACGAGATGATGCATTGAGCAAGGCGCGCTTCGAGTTCCGCTGGAATGACCAGTTCGCGTTGAGCCTGGATCCGGTGACCGCGCAGGAATTCCATGATGAAACCCTGCCCGCGGAACCCGCCAAGACGGCCCACTTCTGCTCGATGTGCGGCCCGAAGTTCTGTTCCATGCGGATATCGCAGGACATCCGTGATGAGTTCGGCTCTGCTCAGGAACAGGCTGCCGTGGCGGGAATGGCTGCGAAGAGCAAGGAATTCATCGACAGCGGCGGAACGGTGTACCTCGGAGACCAGATCCCGGTAGGCAATACCACCTCGTAG